One window of the Shewanella khirikhana genome contains the following:
- a CDS encoding TraB/GumN family protein, with amino-acid sequence MATSSWSWRLAAIALAGLVWMGAAKAAEQDKPPFYEFSHKGKTVYLLGSIHVGSRDFYPLPKAVEQAFARADALVVEADVGAASSDIQTLLAKYGMASGKPDTQTAAALAGYCAPRQQVCASLSAFAPWLQASQITMVQFAAMGFSPESGVDVTLLERARGSKRILELEGMEYQFNLMASLQPEHQWAMVREAIEAKDSDIRDLVQSWRSGDIDSLAQLMRESMEEGEDLTLLKTLLWDRNQRMADTLMTMLAQPDTPDTLMVVVGAGHLVGEQSLTSILAQRDLVIHSALGHCGANGAVCKF; translated from the coding sequence ATGGCAACAAGTTCATGGTCATGGCGATTGGCCGCCATAGCGTTGGCCGGATTGGTGTGGATGGGGGCGGCAAAGGCCGCAGAGCAGGACAAACCGCCGTTTTACGAATTCAGCCATAAGGGTAAAACCGTGTACCTGCTGGGTTCGATTCACGTGGGCAGCCGCGACTTCTATCCTTTGCCCAAGGCGGTGGAGCAGGCCTTTGCCCGGGCCGATGCATTGGTGGTCGAAGCGGATGTTGGCGCCGCGAGTAGCGATATTCAAACGCTACTGGCCAAATACGGCATGGCAAGTGGCAAGCCGGATACACAAACCGCGGCGGCACTGGCCGGATACTGCGCACCAAGGCAGCAGGTGTGTGCGTCCTTGTCGGCATTCGCCCCCTGGCTGCAGGCATCGCAAATCACCATGGTGCAATTTGCTGCCATGGGTTTCAGCCCGGAATCGGGGGTGGATGTCACCCTGCTTGAGCGCGCCAGAGGCAGTAAACGCATTCTTGAGCTCGAGGGCATGGAGTACCAGTTCAACCTGATGGCATCACTGCAACCCGAACATCAATGGGCCATGGTACGGGAGGCGATTGAAGCCAAAGACTCGGATATCCGCGATCTGGTACAAAGCTGGCGCAGCGGCGATATAGACTCGCTGGCGCAGTTGATGCGTGAGTCCATGGAAGAAGGAGAAGACCTCACCTTGCTCAAAACCTTGCTGTGGGACAGAAACCAGCGTATGGCAGACACCCTGATGACCATGCTGGCACAGCCGGACACCCCGGATACCCTGATGGTAGTGGTGGGCGCCGGGCACCTGGTGGGCGAGCAGAGCCTGACTTCGATACTGGCGCAGCGTGATTTAGTCATTCACAGCGCCCTAGGCCACTGCGGTGCGAATGGTGCAGTTTGCAAGTTTTGA
- a CDS encoding prephenate dehydrogenase, translating into MPYTKVLEQLTENLQLAYRQAIDADTRLDELQKAGHGKFSYIFTADEGFSTRSNRFGPYVQELGTDFSRLREAEVTPAALETVVRKLGVLLQTLQAFKQQGK; encoded by the coding sequence ATGCCATACACCAAGGTCCTTGAGCAACTGACCGAAAACCTGCAACTGGCTTACCGCCAGGCCATCGACGCCGACACCCGCCTGGATGAGCTGCAAAAGGCTGGCCACGGCAAGTTCAGTTATATCTTTACCGCCGATGAAGGGTTCAGCACCCGCAGTAACCGCTTCGGCCCCTATGTGCAGGAGCTGGGGACAGACTTCAGCCGTCTGCGTGAAGCCGAAGTGACACCGGCGGCACTGGAAACCGTGGTGCGCAAACTCGGCGTATTGCTGCAAACCCTGCAGGCGTTCAAACAGCAAGGCAAGTAA
- a CDS encoding GGDEF domain-containing protein has translation MPAIDLQAELTKIIEKQSIEALFQPIFNISVGKVHGFEALSRGPAHSPLFAPVPLFKTAEHEGRLSELETLCRQIAACRFAERQLPGKLFINISPKALLDPDHPRGKTLAMLQQLGIPPSQVVIELSEQHPADDIDLLKACLLHYRNQGFLTAIDDLGAGYSGLRLWSELAPDYVKIDRHFIHNIDKHPVKQEFVRSIVELCQSLTCKVIAEGIETEAELQVLRQLGITYCQGFLLGLPALHPQRQLPESLVSGSAAISVSPRYGESAESLACSAVTVGPDTKLRHISDRFCSQPALQAVVVANGDTPLGLISRTALLELFSTPYGRALHENHLVTEVMDSAVPLVEACEPLSSVSQRLTADPEQQMAQHFIISRQGKLIGVGHTKDLLSRITEHRIKVARHANPLSGLPGNVPIQEELQRLRQHARPFYLVYFDLCHFKPYNDIYGFCRGDEVICEVAGLLGQHQDSDCFVGHIGGDDFVMISTEDPHNRVMSVIAAFEQTRESFYHQQHWQAQAIEAEDRQGNICLHPLVSLCAGILSPKHTYHATEHELSELSARAKKQAKLTEGGFCLLDTLPPKLRQA, from the coding sequence ATGCCCGCTATCGACCTTCAGGCAGAACTGACAAAAATCATTGAAAAGCAAAGCATCGAAGCCTTGTTCCAGCCGATATTCAACATATCGGTGGGAAAGGTGCATGGCTTTGAGGCTCTGTCCCGCGGCCCGGCCCACAGCCCTCTTTTTGCCCCTGTCCCCCTGTTTAAAACGGCTGAGCACGAAGGTCGGCTGAGCGAACTGGAAACCCTGTGCAGACAAATCGCCGCCTGCCGTTTTGCCGAGCGGCAACTGCCGGGCAAGCTGTTTATCAATATATCCCCCAAGGCGCTGCTGGATCCGGATCACCCCCGGGGCAAGACCCTCGCCATGTTGCAACAGTTGGGGATCCCGCCTTCTCAGGTAGTCATTGAGTTATCTGAGCAGCACCCCGCCGACGATATTGACCTGCTCAAGGCCTGCCTGCTGCATTACCGCAACCAGGGCTTTTTAACCGCCATAGACGATTTGGGCGCGGGCTACTCCGGGCTCAGGCTCTGGTCAGAACTGGCGCCAGACTATGTAAAAATCGACCGCCACTTTATCCATAACATAGATAAACATCCGGTAAAACAGGAGTTTGTTCGCTCTATTGTTGAGCTTTGCCAAAGTCTGACCTGTAAGGTCATTGCCGAAGGCATAGAAACCGAAGCCGAACTTCAGGTACTCAGGCAACTCGGCATTACCTACTGCCAGGGGTTTCTGCTGGGGCTGCCTGCCCTGCATCCTCAGCGGCAATTGCCGGAGTCGCTGGTAAGCGGCAGCGCCGCTATCAGTGTCAGCCCCAGATACGGAGAGTCGGCCGAAAGCCTGGCCTGCAGCGCGGTAACTGTAGGGCCAGACACCAAATTAAGGCATATCAGCGACCGTTTTTGCAGCCAACCGGCATTGCAGGCAGTGGTGGTAGCTAATGGCGATACGCCCCTTGGGCTTATCAGTCGCACCGCCCTGCTGGAACTCTTCTCAACCCCTTACGGCCGTGCCCTGCACGAAAACCATCTGGTAACCGAAGTGATGGACAGCGCCGTGCCCCTGGTGGAAGCCTGTGAGCCACTGAGTTCAGTCAGCCAGCGTCTCACCGCCGATCCTGAGCAGCAAATGGCGCAGCACTTTATTATTTCCAGGCAGGGTAAGTTGATTGGGGTGGGCCACACCAAGGACTTGCTGTCGCGCATTACCGAGCATCGGATTAAAGTGGCGCGCCACGCCAATCCGCTGTCCGGGCTGCCAGGGAATGTGCCTATTCAGGAAGAATTGCAGCGCCTCAGACAACACGCGCGCCCCTTTTATCTGGTGTATTTTGACCTGTGCCACTTCAAGCCTTACAACGATATTTACGGGTTTTGTCGGGGCGATGAAGTGATTTGTGAGGTAGCGGGGTTGCTGGGGCAGCACCAGGACAGCGACTGCTTTGTTGGCCATATCGGCGGCGATGATTTTGTAATGATTTCCACCGAAGATCCCCACAACCGGGTGATGTCGGTGATTGCGGCCTTTGAGCAAACCCGGGAAAGCTTTTACCACCAACAGCACTGGCAGGCGCAGGCAATTGAAGCCGAAGACCGCCAGGGCAACATCTGCCTGCATCCTCTGGTATCGCTGTGCGCCGGAATACTCTCGCCCAAGCACACCTATCACGCCACCGAACATGAATTGTCAGAGCTCAGTGCCCGGGCAAAAAAACAGGCAAAACTCACCGAGGGCGGGTTTTGCCTGCTGGATACCCTGCCGCCTAAGTTGCGACAGGCTTAA
- a CDS encoding metal ABC transporter solute-binding protein, Zn/Mn family, translating into MRINSKISAALAALLLGHSAAALAEVNIFACEPEYAALAKELAPGASIYSATTALQDPHQVQARPSLIAKMRQADLAICAGADLEVGWLPMLQMKSANSAVRDGSEGMFYAADAIDTLDKLAKVDRAMGDVHAKGNPHLHFSPSRLLTVAQAVSARLQQIDPEHAADYQAALSQFSDRWQAAIPRWEADAKVLAGRKVIAYHTSFRYLFDWLGVEQVADLEPKPGLPPSSGHLASLLERSRQGDVMAIVVASYQDTRGANWLAEKATLPVVVLPMSVGGNDESQDLFSLYDSVIKLLKDVS; encoded by the coding sequence GTGCGCATCAATTCTAAAATCTCAGCGGCACTGGCCGCATTACTGCTCGGTCACAGCGCTGCGGCGCTGGCCGAGGTGAATATTTTTGCCTGCGAACCTGAGTACGCGGCGTTGGCGAAGGAGCTGGCCCCCGGGGCCAGCATCTACTCAGCCACCACGGCGCTGCAGGATCCGCATCAGGTACAGGCTCGCCCGAGCCTGATTGCCAAGATGCGCCAGGCAGATCTGGCTATCTGCGCCGGGGCAGATCTGGAAGTGGGCTGGCTGCCGATGCTGCAGATGAAGTCGGCCAACAGCGCCGTGCGTGATGGCAGCGAGGGCATGTTCTACGCCGCCGATGCCATCGATACTCTGGACAAGCTCGCCAAGGTCGACCGCGCCATGGGCGATGTGCATGCCAAGGGCAACCCGCACCTGCATTTCTCGCCATCGCGGCTGCTGACTGTGGCCCAGGCTGTAAGTGCCCGCCTGCAGCAAATTGATCCTGAGCACGCCGCCGATTATCAGGCCGCGCTGAGCCAGTTCAGCGACCGCTGGCAGGCCGCTATCCCACGCTGGGAAGCCGATGCCAAGGTGCTGGCGGGACGTAAGGTGATTGCCTATCACACCAGCTTCCGTTACCTGTTTGACTGGCTGGGGGTAGAGCAGGTGGCCGATCTTGAGCCCAAGCCGGGGCTGCCGCCTTCCAGCGGCCATCTGGCGAGTTTGCTTGAGCGCTCACGTCAGGGCGATGTGATGGCCATTGTGGTGGCATCTTACCAGGACACCCGCGGTGCCAACTGGCTGGCCGAAAAAGCCACCTTGCCGGTGGTGGTGTTGCCCATGTCTGTGGGGGGCAATGATGAGAGTCAGGATCTCTTCAGCCTCTACGACAGTGTCATCAAACTGCTGAAAGACGTGAGCTGA
- a CDS encoding formate--tetrahydrofolate ligase: MLTDMEISRQAKIRPIGWIADDFGLGRHLWREAGHSMAKISLDAARAPARGKLVIVTAVTPTPHGEGKTVTTIGLTQGLHLLGHKACACIRQPSLGPVFGVKGGAAGGGFAQVVPMEVMNLHMTGDIHAVTSAHNLAAAAIDSRLFHESRLGAEAFAARTGLKPLDIDPENILWRRVVDHNDRALRHIQVAFGDNNGPVHDSGFDITAASELMAILALCENIADMRSRIGRVILAMSKSGLPITAEDLGVAGAMTAIMRDAIEPTLMQTLSGAPCLIHAGPFANIAHGNSSIIADRVALAHHDFVVTEGGFGSDMGFEKFCNIKTRASNIAPAAAVLVVTLRALKANSGVEGDEQSRLEAGFANLQWHMSNVMGYGLPLVVAVNRFPDDAMAELEWLKQRCMAAGAFGCEISDAFSHGAEGAKALATVVARACDSPSSFQRLYDDEMDFGARLMTLAERYGASGVSLSDSARADLALIESLGLSKLPLCIAKTPLSISHDPALKGAPSGFELPVAGLRLSAGAGFITVLTGKVMTMPGLGLKPGYLNIDVDERGDIIGLG, from the coding sequence ATGTTGACAGATATGGAAATATCAAGACAGGCCAAAATACGCCCGATTGGCTGGATTGCCGACGATTTCGGCCTTGGCAGGCACCTGTGGCGCGAAGCCGGTCATTCCATGGCCAAAATCAGTCTCGACGCTGCCCGCGCCCCGGCCAGGGGAAAACTGGTCATAGTCACTGCCGTGACTCCCACTCCCCACGGGGAAGGTAAAACCGTGACCACCATAGGCCTGACCCAGGGGCTGCATCTGCTGGGCCACAAGGCCTGCGCCTGCATCCGCCAGCCAAGCCTTGGCCCGGTATTCGGGGTTAAGGGGGGCGCTGCCGGCGGTGGTTTTGCCCAGGTGGTGCCCATGGAAGTGATGAACCTGCATATGACAGGCGATATACATGCGGTGACCAGTGCCCATAACCTGGCAGCTGCCGCTATCGATTCCAGGCTGTTCCATGAGTCCCGCCTTGGCGCGGAGGCTTTTGCTGCCAGAACCGGCCTTAAACCGCTGGATATTGACCCCGAAAACATCCTGTGGCGGCGGGTGGTTGATCATAACGACCGGGCGCTGCGCCACATTCAGGTGGCCTTTGGCGACAACAATGGCCCTGTGCACGACAGTGGCTTTGATATCACTGCCGCATCTGAACTGATGGCGATTCTAGCCCTGTGTGAAAACATTGCCGATATGCGCAGTCGCATCGGCAGGGTGATCCTGGCAATGAGCAAATCCGGTCTGCCGATTACCGCAGAAGATTTGGGGGTGGCTGGCGCCATGACAGCCATTATGCGTGATGCCATTGAACCTACGCTGATGCAAACCCTGAGCGGCGCGCCCTGCCTTATCCACGCAGGACCCTTTGCCAATATTGCCCACGGCAATTCATCGATTATTGCCGACCGGGTGGCGCTGGCGCACCACGACTTTGTGGTCACAGAAGGCGGCTTTGGCTCGGACATGGGCTTTGAAAAATTCTGTAATATCAAGACCCGCGCCTCCAATATCGCCCCTGCGGCGGCCGTGCTGGTAGTGACCTTACGGGCACTTAAGGCCAATTCCGGGGTGGAAGGGGATGAGCAAAGCAGGCTCGAAGCAGGCTTTGCCAATCTTCAATGGCATATGAGCAACGTGATGGGTTACGGCTTGCCGCTGGTGGTGGCCGTTAACCGCTTTCCAGACGATGCCATGGCCGAGCTTGAATGGCTTAAACAGCGTTGCATGGCAGCAGGGGCCTTTGGCTGTGAAATCAGTGATGCCTTCAGCCACGGCGCCGAGGGCGCCAAAGCCCTTGCGACTGTGGTGGCCAGGGCCTGCGACAGCCCATCCAGCTTCCAGCGGCTTTACGATGATGAGATGGACTTTGGTGCCCGGCTGATGACCCTTGCTGAACGCTACGGCGCCTCGGGTGTCAGCCTGTCAGACTCTGCCCGCGCCGATTTGGCGCTGATTGAATCTCTGGGGTTGTCCAAATTACCCCTGTGCATTGCCAAAACGCCGCTGTCCATCAGTCACGATCCGGCTCTGAAAGGCGCGCCCAGCGGCTTTGAGCTACCGGTGGCAGGGCTCAGGCTCAGTGCCGGAGCAGGGTTTATCACAGTGCTCACCGGCAAGGTGATGACCATGCCAGGCCTTGGGCTTAAACCCGGTTACCTCAATATCGACGTGGATGAGCGCGGCGATATCATCGGCCTTGGCTAG
- a CDS encoding mechanosensitive ion channel domain-containing protein: MHRFIPVLLLGASVLSAPAFAVSDDFKNRVTSLETSISQDLDALGRAKGELVAITEFRIGEKTRELQQMLGNALEEPNADSQYLLALVEHQLAYVQKSQSYLKSDIARLQATLGTDNDAPTLVTLSNRERQRDESFKTELKLLDWGAKLGMVTEPRRAELKASLGNRADRLASLVNYTQEQLQAAVEDARAAGKDVTAEQTAKVSELKARLEQNSQSLSTAIGLLDELGTDTANLKQTLFKVSGDITQDVLDIDVVGSLLSQWLGAAEAQTIENGPKVMFKVFVFLLILFGASLVAKLVKRLVKKAVSNSKLKFSKLLQDFFISLSVKGVYTLGVLIALSQLGFELGPLLAGFGIAGVIIGFALQDTLSNFASGMMILIYRPYDVGDLISAAGVTGRVSHMSLVSTTVKTLDNQRLIIPNNKIWGDTINNITAERHRRVDMTFGISYADNVDHAEKVLTEIVRAHPKVLKDPDVTVKLHLLGESSVDFVVRPWVKPDDYWEVYWDITKAVKQRFDAEGITIPFPQRDVHFFRG, from the coding sequence ATGCATCGATTCATTCCCGTTTTGCTGCTGGGGGCAAGTGTACTGTCTGCCCCGGCCTTCGCCGTCAGCGATGACTTCAAAAACAGGGTCACCAGCCTGGAAACCAGTATCAGTCAGGATCTGGATGCCCTCGGCCGCGCCAAGGGCGAGTTGGTGGCCATCACCGAATTTCGCATCGGCGAGAAAACCCGCGAGCTGCAACAGATGCTGGGCAATGCCCTGGAAGAGCCCAACGCCGACAGTCAATATCTGCTCGCGCTGGTGGAGCATCAGCTGGCCTATGTACAGAAATCCCAAAGCTATCTGAAGTCAGATATTGCCAGGCTGCAGGCGACTCTGGGCACAGACAATGACGCGCCGACGCTGGTCACCCTGTCCAATCGCGAGCGTCAGCGGGATGAAAGTTTCAAGACCGAGCTTAAGTTGCTCGATTGGGGCGCCAAGCTTGGCATGGTCACAGAACCACGGCGGGCCGAACTCAAGGCTTCGCTTGGTAACCGTGCCGATCGCCTCGCCAGTCTGGTGAACTACACCCAGGAGCAACTGCAAGCGGCGGTGGAAGATGCCCGCGCGGCCGGTAAAGACGTGACCGCCGAGCAGACCGCCAAGGTGAGCGAACTCAAGGCCCGTTTGGAGCAAAACAGCCAGAGTTTATCCACCGCCATCGGCCTGCTTGATGAGCTTGGCACCGACACCGCCAACCTGAAACAAACCCTGTTCAAGGTCTCCGGCGACATCACCCAGGATGTGCTCGACATCGACGTGGTAGGCAGCCTGCTCAGCCAATGGCTGGGCGCCGCCGAGGCCCAAACCATCGAAAACGGCCCCAAGGTGATGTTCAAGGTGTTTGTGTTCCTGCTGATCCTCTTTGGAGCCAGCCTGGTAGCCAAACTGGTGAAACGCCTGGTGAAGAAAGCCGTCAGCAACTCCAAACTCAAGTTCAGCAAGCTGCTGCAGGACTTCTTTATCTCGCTGTCGGTGAAGGGCGTGTACACCCTCGGGGTGCTGATTGCCCTGTCGCAGCTGGGCTTTGAGCTTGGCCCGCTGCTGGCCGGTTTCGGTATTGCCGGTGTGATTATCGGTTTTGCGCTGCAGGACACACTGTCGAACTTCGCGTCCGGCATGATGATCCTTATCTACCGCCCCTATGATGTGGGCGACCTTATCAGTGCCGCCGGGGTAACCGGCCGGGTCAGCCATATGAGCCTGGTATCTACCACCGTAAAGACCTTGGATAATCAGCGGCTTATCATCCCAAACAACAAGATTTGGGGCGATACCATCAACAATATCACCGCTGAGCGCCATCGCCGGGTGGATATGACCTTTGGCATCAGCTATGCCGACAATGTCGACCACGCCGAAAAAGTGCTGACCGAGATAGTCAGAGCCCATCCGAAGGTGCTCAAGGATCCGGATGTGACAGTAAAACTGCACCTGCTCGGCGAGTCTTCGGTGGACTTCGTGGTGCGCCCCTGGGTGAAACCGGACGACTATTGGGAAGTGTACTGGGACATCACCAAGGCGGTGAAACAGCGCTTCGATGCCGAAGGCATCACCATTCCGTTCCCGCAGCGGGATGTGCATTTCTTCCGTGGCTAA
- a CDS encoding chemoreceptor glutamine deamidase CheD: MALQSPQLVYPGFEKIPRYWDNEQQSQVARVDPGEFYLTCQDEYVYTRLGSCVAACIWDPLMGIGGLNHFLLPEKTLHEDWHQLTSYSCRYGNWAMEQLINGILAVGGLKSRLQAKIFGGASLGRISVLNVGQSNIDFVREYLAMEGIPVISEDLGGPWPRKVLFHPQSGRVKLKRLEMTGMAQIEKEEEAYLKDVTQHADAPEPGSVELF, translated from the coding sequence ATGGCATTGCAATCCCCACAATTGGTCTACCCCGGTTTTGAAAAAATCCCCAGATATTGGGACAACGAGCAGCAATCTCAGGTTGCCCGTGTCGACCCGGGGGAGTTTTACCTTACCTGTCAGGATGAATATGTTTACACACGCCTCGGCTCCTGTGTTGCCGCCTGTATCTGGGATCCTTTGATGGGCATAGGCGGGCTGAACCACTTTCTGTTGCCGGAAAAAACCCTCCATGAAGATTGGCACCAACTGACCAGCTACTCCTGCCGCTATGGCAACTGGGCGATGGAGCAGCTAATCAACGGTATTCTGGCGGTGGGTGGTCTCAAGAGTCGGCTGCAGGCGAAAATTTTTGGTGGCGCCAGTCTGGGGCGGATTTCAGTACTCAATGTGGGGCAGTCAAATATTGACTTTGTGCGCGAGTATCTGGCGATGGAAGGGATCCCGGTGATCTCGGAAGATCTCGGTGGCCCCTGGCCGCGCAAGGTGCTGTTTCATCCCCAGAGCGGCCGGGTAAAGTTAAAGCGCCTGGAGATGACTGGCATGGCGCAAATCGAGAAAGAAGAAGAGGCCTACCTCAAAGACGTTACCCAGCATGCCGATGCACCGGAGCCGGGCAGCGTGGAGCTGTTTTAG
- a CDS encoding aldo/keto reductase: protein MSNTSFTLSEFIGGFWRLADWQLSLNERRQLVETYLEHGVSAMDHADIYGRYQCEQLFGEVLKQAPHLRQEMILISKCGIKPAIMGDASRYVNHYDTGRDHIIHSAERSLANLATDHLDLLLIHRPDPLMDADEVADAFNTLRQSGKVRHFGVSNFTPAQFSLLQSRLDFALVTNQVELSPVAMSVIHDGTLDQCQQLRIRPMAWSCLGGGALMTGSDERAVRLRSVLELIKEQTGAADISQVIYAWVRMHPSKPYPIIGSGQQARILSALASDKVKLDRQQWFSIWQASTGHSVP, encoded by the coding sequence ATGAGCAACACCTCTTTTACCCTCTCGGAATTTATCGGCGGATTCTGGCGCTTGGCCGACTGGCAACTGAGCCTGAATGAGCGGCGCCAATTGGTAGAAACCTATCTGGAACATGGTGTCAGCGCCATGGACCATGCCGATATTTACGGCCGCTACCAGTGCGAGCAACTGTTCGGCGAGGTACTTAAACAGGCGCCCCATCTGCGACAGGAAATGATTCTGATCAGCAAGTGCGGCATCAAGCCCGCCATCATGGGCGATGCCAGCCGCTATGTGAATCACTATGACACCGGCCGTGATCACATAATTCACAGCGCCGAACGCTCTTTGGCCAATCTGGCGACGGATCATCTGGATCTGCTGTTGATCCACAGGCCCGATCCGCTGATGGATGCCGATGAAGTGGCTGACGCCTTCAACACCCTCAGGCAGTCCGGCAAGGTACGCCATTTTGGCGTGTCCAACTTTACCCCGGCACAGTTTTCGCTGCTGCAATCACGGCTGGATTTTGCCCTGGTAACCAATCAGGTGGAGCTGTCGCCGGTGGCTATGTCGGTGATCCACGATGGCACTCTGGATCAATGTCAGCAGCTCAGGATTCGCCCCATGGCATGGTCCTGTTTGGGCGGCGGCGCACTGATGACAGGCTCGGACGAGCGGGCCGTGCGCCTGCGCTCGGTGCTGGAGCTCATCAAAGAGCAAACCGGCGCCGCCGATATCAGCCAGGTAATTTATGCCTGGGTAAGAATGCACCCAAGCAAACCCTATCCGATTATCGGCAGCGGCCAACAGGCGCGTATTCTATCGGCGCTGGCCTCAGACAAGGTCAAACTGGATCGGCAGCAATGGTTCAGTATCTGGCAGGCGTCCACCGGCCACAGCGTGCCTTAA
- a CDS encoding methyltransferase domain-containing protein, protein MQDKNFDSLAGKFAKNIYGTLKGDIRSAVLWRDLQEQLPRLGQGKLRILDAGGGFGFFSQRLAAHGHSVVLCDISAEMLAEARRQIALSPEPLDIECIHAPIQELDADALGQFDLILCHAVVEWLADAKGTMTGLLQMLRPGGLFSLMFYNKDAMCFHALVAGNFGYVASGFKAKRVRLSPNFPLTVNEVESWCREWQFEVHCRSGVRVIHDYLKKGSLSTEYSDAGLIEMELKYSREAAFLPLGRYVHFVCQKPTA, encoded by the coding sequence TTGCAAGATAAGAACTTCGACTCCCTGGCGGGCAAATTTGCCAAGAATATCTATGGCACTCTAAAAGGCGATATTCGCTCGGCGGTGCTGTGGCGGGATCTGCAGGAACAGCTGCCCCGCCTCGGCCAAGGCAAACTGCGGATTTTGGATGCCGGCGGCGGTTTTGGCTTTTTCAGCCAACGGCTGGCGGCGCACGGCCACAGCGTGGTGCTGTGTGATATCTCAGCCGAAATGCTTGCCGAAGCCAGGCGTCAGATTGCCCTGAGTCCCGAGCCCCTGGATATCGAGTGTATTCATGCGCCCATTCAGGAGTTGGATGCCGACGCTCTGGGGCAGTTCGATCTTATCCTGTGCCATGCGGTGGTGGAGTGGCTTGCCGATGCCAAAGGCACCATGACCGGCCTTTTGCAGATGCTGCGGCCCGGCGGCTTGTTTTCACTGATGTTTTACAACAAAGATGCCATGTGTTTTCACGCACTGGTGGCGGGTAACTTTGGCTATGTGGCGTCGGGATTCAAGGCCAAGCGGGTGCGGCTGAGCCCCAATTTTCCGCTGACAGTGAACGAGGTTGAAAGCTGGTGCCGGGAATGGCAGTTTGAGGTGCATTGCCGCTCCGGAGTCAGGGTTATCCACGACTACCTTAAGAAAGGCAGCCTTTCAACCGAATACTCTGATGCCGGACTGATAGAGATGGAGCTGAAATACTCCCGGGAAGCGGCATTTCTGCCGCTGGGACGTTACGTGCATTTTGTGTGTCAAAAGCCAACAGCCTAA
- a CDS encoding MaoC family dehydratase — MPSLFSLYRKIFLGRKPGWDQKPLPEIQVSVSEVALDAAVVARYAEVCGFRFDGSTLPPTFLYILAFRLHAVIFTHDAITFPLLGMIHLKNRISQYRQVSTQEKVRLECALTGSEQTDAGLEFELVSKAWVGDELVWEAHSIYLYRIESAGRRARPPKGSEMAWEDVKTWALDDKLGWRYARASGDYNLIHLHPSLSKRFGFDRVLAHGMWSKARCVAELMEQIGNRPCTLDVAFKLPLFMPAEVTFGVESVDTGWRFELRDQKGRRPHLSGEVTFHD, encoded by the coding sequence ATGCCATCGCTGTTTTCGCTGTATCGCAAGATATTTCTTGGCCGTAAGCCCGGCTGGGATCAAAAGCCGCTGCCGGAAATCCAGGTCAGTGTGTCTGAGGTTGCGCTCGATGCGGCCGTGGTGGCCCGTTATGCCGAGGTGTGTGGTTTTCGCTTTGATGGCAGCACTTTACCACCGACTTTCCTCTACATTTTGGCGTTTCGCCTGCATGCGGTGATCTTCACCCATGACGCCATTACCTTCCCTTTGCTGGGGATGATCCACCTGAAAAACCGTATCAGCCAGTACCGTCAGGTCAGCACTCAGGAAAAGGTGCGACTCGAATGTGCCCTCACCGGCAGCGAGCAAACCGACGCCGGGCTGGAGTTCGAGCTGGTGTCCAAGGCCTGGGTGGGTGATGAACTGGTGTGGGAAGCGCACTCCATTTATCTGTACCGCATCGAGTCTGCCGGTCGCCGTGCCCGTCCGCCAAAGGGCAGCGAAATGGCCTGGGAAGATGTGAAAACCTGGGCGCTGGACGACAAGCTTGGCTGGCGATATGCCCGTGCATCAGGGGATTACAACCTGATCCACCTGCATCCTTCTTTGTCCAAGCGCTTTGGATTCGATCGGGTGCTGGCCCATGGAATGTGGTCCAAGGCCCGCTGTGTGGCGGAGCTGATGGAACAGATTGGCAACCGTCCCTGCACGCTGGACGTGGCTTTCAAGCTGCCGCTGTTTATGCCGGCAGAGGTGACCTTTGGTGTTGAGTCGGTGGATACCGGTTGGCGTTTTGAGCTTCGCGACCAGAAAGGTCGCCGCCCCCATCTGAGTGGCGAAGTGACATTTCACGATTGA
- a CDS encoding ABC-type zinc uptake system zinc chaperone, whose amino-acid sequence MRFSGYKPNRLIAVWLAAVLAVLSFVSSAHSVSHLDEGANSHCTLCFHQHQLNKLLPGTASVAVPAGVVRELPVSEPVFAVTADSPSPQARGPPAAP is encoded by the coding sequence GTGCGCTTTTCAGGATACAAACCCAATCGACTGATTGCTGTATGGCTTGCCGCCGTACTGGCAGTGCTGTCGTTTGTGTCCTCGGCCCACAGCGTGTCGCACCTCGATGAGGGTGCCAACAGTCACTGTACCCTCTGCTTCCATCAGCACCAGCTGAACAAACTGCTTCCCGGCACTGCCTCTGTGGCCGTGCCTGCCGGGGTTGTGCGTGAACTGCCTGTCAGCGAACCTGTGTTTGCTGTCACGGCTGACTCTCCCTCGCCCCAGGCCCGTGGCCCTCCTGCCGCTCCTTAA